The following nucleotide sequence is from Kosmotoga arenicorallina S304.
GAACTCAATTACAAGGGCGATATCGTTGTTCTTGAAGGTATTCCATGTGTAATTAACACTGAAAGGGTAAATGCCTTCATGGAAGTAATGAAGAAATACCCGAAGATCAGGATTCTTGACTCGCAACCGGCTTACTGGCAGACGGAAAAAGGACTAGAAATAATGGAAAATTATCTCCAGAAATATCCCAAGATTGATGCCGTATGGGCGCAGGATGACGATGTGCTCAAAGGAGTTCTTCAGGCCTATAAAGAATCTGGAAGAAACGACATAAAAGTTATGCTTGGTGGAGCCGGTGCCAAGGAAATCATTAAGATGGTTATGGATGGCGATCCACTTGTTAGAGCTGACGTTACATATCCACCTTCAATGATTGCCACAGGAATCAGCCTCGCAGTTATGTCTCTCCGCGGAGAAAAACTGAATGGCTTCTACCAGCAACAGATACCTTCAAAGATCATCCTGGCGGCAGAACTCGTTACCCCTGAAAACGCAGCAAATTACTACGAACCTGACTCAATATTCTGATACTGTAAAAGCTTTTAGATAAAACGGGCGGTTCCTCCGCCCGTTTTTGCATATAAATACTCAAGGATGGACATCATCTCCAAAATCATGCCCATTCCCATCATGACACCCGAAGATGCCTTTATGAAAGGCAAGCTTGAGAAATGACTTTTTCAGTTGATTGATTGTCCTTATAAGTGCTTCCGAAAGTTTCTTCACGAATATTTCTTTCTTCTTTTGGGCAGAGTTTTGCACTTTAATCGTGCAAAAATTCACATTATGTTTTCATCTTCTTTTTTCTCCCGTAATTCATGAACTTAAAAAACATCTTAGAATTATCGTGAAATAATTCACGGGAGGTGAAAACCATGTGGGAAAGTAAAGTTGACATCTACAATGTCTTTGAACTGAGAGGGAGGACCCTGTGTTATTTCGGTGTTGGAGCAATTAACAAAATCAAAGATATAGCAGAGGAATTAAAGAAAAAGGGCGTTAGTAAAGCCATAGTGATAACCGATGAGATCGCATATACTGTTACAGGCGCAAAAGATGTTGTTGAAGAGGCTTTCAGGAATGCTGGAATTGAGTGGACAGTGTTCACCGATATAACCCCAAATCCCACAGTTGAACAGATAGATATTGCAACAGACCTCGGAAAATCCTTTGGGGCAGAAGTAGTTGTTGGAATAGGTGGTGGAAGTCCAATTGATTCTGCAAAGAGTGTCGCGATACTCCTTGAATATACGGATAAAGATGCCACAGAGCTCTATGAACAAAAATTTGTTCCCGAAAAGGCAAAGCCAATAATCGCAATCAACACCACCCATGGAACGGGAACTGAAGTTGACAGGTTCGCTGTGGCATCTATACTCGAGAAAGATTACAAGCCGGCTCTTGCATATGACTGTATTTACCCGACATATGCGATAGACGATCCTGCACTTATGAAAACACTTCCTTATAACCAGACAAAGTTCACAGCCATTGACGCAATAAATCACGTTACAGAAGCTGCAACCACGCTTGTGGCAAGCCCATATTCGATCCTTCTTGCTAAGGAGACTATCAGGCTAATTTCCAGATACTTACCACAGGCTCTTGCACATCCTGATGACCTTGTAGCAAGATATTATCTTTTGTACGCTTCTGCAATTGCAGGCATTTCCTTTGATAACGGCTTGCTGCACTTCACACACGCTCTGGAGCATCCGTTAAGTGCACTAAAACCTGATCTTGCTCATGGCCTTGGGCTTGCGATTCTTCTTCCTGCTGTTGTTAAGGCGATATATCCCGCAGTACCCGAAGTGCTTGCAGAGATATATGAACCCATAGTTCCCGGTCTCAAAGGCATACCGGGAGAAGCTGATAAAGTGGCAAAAGGTATTGAGAAGTGGCTGTTTGATTTGGGAATCACTGAAAAGCTTGTGGATGTAGGATTTTCTGAAAATGATATTCCCAAATTGGTAGAATTGGCATTAAATACACCTTCATTAGGATTATTACTTAGCCAGGCACCCATTAAAGCAACCGAGCAAACCATTGAAAAGATCTACAGAGAGTCTCTTAAACCCC
It contains:
- a CDS encoding iron-containing alcohol dehydrogenase: MWESKVDIYNVFELRGRTLCYFGVGAINKIKDIAEELKKKGVSKAIVITDEIAYTVTGAKDVVEEAFRNAGIEWTVFTDITPNPTVEQIDIATDLGKSFGAEVVVGIGGGSPIDSAKSVAILLEYTDKDATELYEQKFVPEKAKPIIAINTTHGTGTEVDRFAVASILEKDYKPALAYDCIYPTYAIDDPALMKTLPYNQTKFTAIDAINHVTEAATTLVASPYSILLAKETIRLISRYLPQALAHPDDLVARYYLLYASAIAGISFDNGLLHFTHALEHPLSALKPDLAHGLGLAILLPAVVKAIYPAVPEVLAEIYEPIVPGLKGIPGEADKVAKGIEKWLFDLGITEKLVDVGFSENDIPKLVELALNTPSLGLLLSQAPIKATEQTIEKIYRESLKPLA
- a CDS encoding ABC transporter substrate-binding protein, which encodes MKRFLVVLLAVLLVASIGMAKDKIKIGVSIPSADHGWTGGIVWWAQKAIADWEAKDPDIEFFLVTADSPAKQVGDVEDLMVKGIDALVILAHDSEPLTPIVERVHNKGILVVSVDRGLTKPVEDIYIAGDNPGLGRVSAEWLAKELNYKGDIVVLEGIPCVINTERVNAFMEVMKKYPKIRILDSQPAYWQTEKGLEIMENYLQKYPKIDAVWAQDDDVLKGVLQAYKESGRNDIKVMLGGAGAKEIIKMVMDGDPLVRADVTYPPSMIATGISLAVMSLRGEKLNGFYQQQIPSKIILAAELVTPENAANYYEPDSIF